A genomic segment from Ptychodera flava strain L36383 chromosome 8, AS_Pfla_20210202, whole genome shotgun sequence encodes:
- the LOC139138402 gene encoding 2Fe-2S ferredoxin-like: MALLMSRQRFREILSCVRLVSAFHRNYNVCHKCSQNRIFRSSQEQNFARRSFSTAVGPLMHGEYEWQDPVSEDEVVNITFTNKDGSSQTVRGKVGDNVMYLAHRHNISIEGACEASLACCTCHVIVNEDYYDMIPEPDEREDDMLDMAPFLTSTSRLSCQIILTKEMDGIEVRLPQATRNFYVDGHVPQPH, translated from the exons ATGGCGCTGCTCATGAGCAGACAGCGATTTCGCGAAATCCTTTCCTGCGTACGGTTGGTAAGCGCATTCCATAGAAATTACAACGTCTGTCATAAATGCTCTCAAAACAGGATATTTAGGTCATCACAGGAACAAAATTTCGCCAGAAGATCTTTTTCGACAGCCGTGG GTCCACTGATGCATGGAGAATACGAATGGCAAGATCCTGTATCTGAAGATGAAGT CGTTAACATTACATTTACTAACAAGGACGGAAGTAGCCAAACAGTCAGAGGCAAAGTTGGAGACAATGTTATGTACCTGGCACACAGACACAATATCAGCATTGAAG GAGCGTGTGAGGCATCATTAGCTTGTTGTACCTGCCATGTTATCGTCAATGAAGATTATTACGATATGATACCTGAACCAGATGAAag GGAAGATGACATGTTGGATATGGCACCATTTCTCACGTCCACATCAAGGCTAA GTTGTCAGATTATTTTAACCAAAGAAATGGATGGAATTGAAGTGAGACTGCCTCAAGCTACTAGGAACTTCTATGTTGACGGACATGTCCCCCAGCCGCACTGA